A genomic window from Halorhodospira halophila includes:
- a CDS encoding HPr family phosphocarrier protein — protein MIEQQATITNRLGLHARAAARFVTIASEYESEIHVRYGDKRVNGKSIMGLMMLAAGHQATITIEAEGADAEAALEALTRLVAEGFGETEHG, from the coding sequence ATGATCGAGCAACAAGCCACCATCACCAACCGCCTCGGACTCCACGCCCGGGCCGCCGCCCGTTTCGTGACCATCGCCAGCGAGTACGAGAGCGAGATCCACGTCCGCTACGGGGACAAGCGCGTCAACGGCAAGAGCATCATGGGACTGATGATGCTCGCCGCCGGCCATCAGGCCACGATCACCATTGAGGCCGAGGGCGCGGACGCCGAGGCCGCCCTCGAGGCCCTAACCCGTCTGGTGGCCGAGGGCTTCGGCGAGACCGAGCACGGTTGA
- the tldD gene encoding metalloprotease TldD, giving the protein MMNHAEAATATPDPLRQAEERLLAPAALDEARLGQVFSRLLRPGVDFADLYFQAARREAWVLEDGIVREGSHSIDRGVGVRAVSGEKTGFAYCDEIGLEALLDASSAAGAVARSGQSRSLAAFRSGAVGGLYHGDDPLASLSADDKVALLHRAEAAARAVDPRIVHVVVSLAGAHDTILVANSEGGWAGDIRPLVRLNVSVLAAAGERRESGASGGGGRYDYTRFVEPERVEAYAREAARQALVNLEAEEAPAGNLPVVLGPGWPGVLLHEAVGHGLEGDFNRKGTSAFTDRIGERVASPLCTVVDDGTIAHRRGSLNIDDEGHPSQCNTLIEDGVLTGYMQDRQNAGLMGMARTGNARRESYAHLPMPRMTNTYMLAGPHDPDEIIASVDRGLYAVNFGGGQVDITSGKFVFSASEAYWIENGRIQHPVKGATLIGNGPDVLTRVSMVGNDLKLDGGIGVCGKEGQSVPVGVGQPTLRVDGMTVGGTQA; this is encoded by the coding sequence ATGATGAACCACGCCGAAGCCGCTACTGCGACCCCGGACCCGCTTCGTCAAGCCGAGGAGCGGTTGCTGGCCCCGGCCGCACTCGACGAGGCGCGCCTCGGTCAGGTGTTCAGCCGCCTGCTGCGCCCAGGCGTGGACTTCGCCGATCTCTATTTCCAGGCCGCCCGGCGCGAGGCCTGGGTGCTTGAGGACGGCATCGTCCGCGAGGGCAGCCATAGCATCGACCGCGGTGTGGGTGTACGTGCCGTCAGCGGCGAGAAGACCGGGTTCGCCTACTGCGACGAGATTGGTCTGGAGGCGTTGCTGGATGCCTCCTCGGCTGCTGGTGCGGTGGCGCGCAGCGGACAGAGCCGCAGCCTGGCCGCCTTCCGCAGCGGTGCCGTGGGCGGGCTCTACCACGGCGATGATCCGCTGGCGAGCCTCAGCGCGGACGACAAAGTGGCCCTGCTGCACCGTGCCGAGGCCGCGGCGCGTGCCGTCGACCCGCGCATCGTCCACGTGGTGGTGAGCCTGGCCGGTGCCCACGACACCATCCTGGTGGCGAACTCCGAGGGCGGCTGGGCCGGGGATATCCGCCCGCTGGTCCGGCTCAACGTCTCGGTGCTGGCGGCCGCCGGCGAGCGCCGCGAGAGCGGGGCTTCCGGTGGGGGCGGGCGTTACGACTACACGCGTTTCGTCGAGCCGGAGCGTGTCGAGGCCTATGCCCGCGAGGCGGCCCGTCAGGCGCTGGTCAACCTCGAGGCCGAAGAGGCGCCGGCGGGGAATCTGCCCGTGGTCCTCGGTCCCGGGTGGCCCGGGGTGCTCCTGCACGAGGCCGTCGGCCATGGCCTGGAGGGGGATTTCAACCGCAAGGGGACCTCGGCATTCACCGACCGCATTGGCGAGCGGGTGGCCTCTCCGCTGTGCACCGTCGTCGACGACGGTACCATCGCCCATCGGCGGGGGTCGCTGAACATCGATGACGAGGGCCACCCCAGCCAGTGCAACACCCTGATCGAGGACGGGGTGCTCACCGGCTACATGCAGGACCGGCAGAATGCCGGACTGATGGGCATGGCGCGCACCGGTAATGCCCGCCGGGAGTCCTACGCCCACCTGCCCATGCCGCGGATGACCAATACCTACATGCTCGCCGGTCCCCACGACCCCGACGAGATCATCGCCTCGGTGGACCGGGGGCTGTACGCGGTGAACTTCGGCGGCGGCCAGGTGGACATCACCTCGGGCAAGTTCGTCTTCTCGGCCAGCGAGGCCTACTGGATCGAGAACGGGCGTATCCAGCACCCGGTCAAGGGCGCGACCCTCATCGGCAACGGGCCGGATGTGCTCACACGGGTGAGTATGGTGGGCAACGACCTGAAGCTCGACGGCGGTATCGGGGTCTGCGGCAAGGAGGGGCAAAGCGTCCCCGTGGGGGTCGGCCAACCAACGCTCAGGGTCGACGGCATGACCGTCGGCGGCACCCAGGCCTGA
- the rapZ gene encoding RNase adapter RapZ: MSELRLIVVSGLSGSGKSVALHTLEDAGYYCIDNLPVSLIGELARYAQNRDAPTGERFAVGLDARNPPRDLQRLPETLTALREQGIATEVLFLYAEDAILMRRYSETRRRHPLAEGDQPLADALRAERALLEPLREVADWSIDTSRTTVHDLRGLISERVAGERSGVSVLVQSFGFKHGIPTDADYVFDARCLPNPHWEPRLRAYTGRDDSVRAFLEAQPETETLFDQIDTMIRHWLPVHQQSGRSYLTVAIGCTGGQHRSVYLAERLAAALQADCSHVTLRHRELS, encoded by the coding sequence ATGAGCGAACTGCGCCTGATCGTGGTCAGCGGCCTGTCGGGCTCGGGCAAGAGCGTCGCCCTGCACACCCTGGAAGACGCCGGTTACTACTGCATCGATAACCTGCCAGTGAGCCTGATCGGCGAGCTGGCCCGCTACGCGCAGAATCGCGACGCACCCACCGGCGAGCGCTTCGCGGTGGGGCTGGACGCCCGCAACCCGCCCCGCGACCTGCAGCGCCTGCCCGAGACGCTGACTGCGCTGCGCGAGCAGGGCATCGCCACCGAGGTGCTGTTCCTCTACGCCGAAGACGCCATCCTCATGCGCCGCTACAGCGAGACCCGGCGGCGCCACCCCCTCGCCGAGGGCGATCAGCCGCTGGCCGACGCCCTGCGCGCCGAGCGCGCCCTGCTCGAACCGCTGCGCGAGGTGGCCGACTGGAGTATCGACACCTCGCGGACCACGGTCCACGACCTGCGCGGGCTGATCTCCGAGCGGGTCGCGGGCGAGCGCAGCGGCGTGTCGGTGCTGGTCCAGTCCTTCGGCTTTAAGCACGGCATCCCCACGGACGCCGACTACGTCTTCGACGCCCGCTGCCTGCCCAATCCACACTGGGAGCCTCGGCTGCGCGCCTACACCGGCCGCGATGACAGCGTCCGCGCCTTCCTGGAGGCGCAGCCCGAAACCGAGACCCTGTTCGACCAGATCGACACGATGATTCGCCACTGGCTGCCGGTCCATCAGCAGTCAGGGCGCAGCTACCTGACCGTGGCCATCGGCTGCACCGGCGGGCAGCACCGTTCGGTCTACCTCGCCGAGCGGCTGGCCGCAGCACTGCAGGCTGACTGCAGCCACGTGACCCTGCGCCACCGGGAGCTGTCATGA
- a CDS encoding PTS sugar transporter subunit IIA has translation MRVGLLIVAHRHIGSEILATASRTLGICPLQTESLEVFNEDERNELLERAGALITRLDQGAGVLILSDAYGSTPSNVAVAAGTDRHCRVVTGLNLPMLLRVFNYPGRSLDELAESAAAGGRAGIIAVGEGAPPS, from the coding sequence ATGAGGGTCGGACTGCTCATCGTCGCCCACCGACACATCGGCTCGGAGATCCTGGCCACGGCCTCGCGCACGCTCGGCATCTGCCCGCTGCAGACCGAGTCGCTGGAGGTCTTCAACGAGGACGAGCGCAACGAGCTACTCGAACGCGCCGGCGCCCTGATCACCCGGCTCGACCAGGGGGCCGGGGTCCTCATCCTCTCCGACGCCTACGGCTCCACCCCCTCCAACGTCGCCGTGGCGGCCGGCACCGACCGCCACTGCCGGGTGGTCACCGGCCTGAACCTGCCGATGCTCCTGCGCGTCTTCAACTACCCCGGGCGATCCCTCGACGAACTGGCCGAATCCGCCGCTGCCGGCGGCCGAGCCGGCATCATCGCGGTCGGTGAAGGAGCCCCGCCGTCATGA
- the pmbA gene encoding metalloprotease PmbA: MPDPRNELPAPAALEGLVQQALDEARGHGADAAEAACSGDIGLSVNVRKGEIDTLEHHRGRDMGVTVYFGGRKGSASAGELSEQAVREAVQAACDIARYTSEDPANGLAPAERMAVDPPDLDLDHPWPLSADDAVELARDCEAAAVEADRRIENTEGAGVSIHRGLHAYGNSHGFFSVLPESRHGIHCVAVAGRGEAMQRDHWYSVARDPAALEEARAVGRQAAEHAVARLGAESLNTERVPVLFRAPVARGLVGHLVSAVRGSALYRQASFLVDSAGEQLFPAWLHMVERPHICRALGSTAFDAEGVATTESALVQDGVLQRYVLDSYSARRLGLETTANAGGVHNLEVSGGDEDFDALLRRMGRGLVVTELMGQGVNLVTGDYSRGAAGFWVENGAIDRPVQEITIAGHLRDLFAGIQAVGGDVDRRGNIRCGSILVEEMTVAGQ, encoded by the coding sequence ATGCCGGATCCCCGCAACGAACTACCCGCCCCGGCAGCGCTGGAAGGTCTGGTGCAGCAGGCCCTCGACGAGGCCCGCGGGCACGGGGCCGATGCTGCCGAGGCGGCCTGCTCCGGCGACATCGGCCTTTCGGTGAACGTTCGCAAGGGTGAGATCGATACCCTGGAGCACCACCGTGGCCGGGATATGGGGGTCACCGTGTACTTCGGTGGCCGCAAGGGCAGTGCCTCGGCCGGGGAGCTGTCCGAGCAGGCGGTGCGCGAAGCCGTGCAGGCGGCCTGCGACATCGCCCGCTACACCTCCGAGGACCCTGCGAACGGTCTGGCACCGGCCGAGCGCATGGCGGTGGACCCGCCGGACCTCGACCTCGATCACCCCTGGCCCCTGTCGGCGGACGACGCCGTGGAGCTCGCCCGCGACTGCGAGGCGGCGGCGGTGGAGGCCGATCGGCGTATCGAGAACACCGAGGGTGCCGGGGTCAGCATCCACCGCGGCCTGCACGCCTACGGCAACAGCCACGGTTTCTTTTCGGTGCTGCCGGAGTCGCGCCACGGTATCCACTGCGTGGCGGTGGCCGGACGCGGCGAGGCCATGCAGCGCGACCACTGGTACAGCGTGGCCCGCGACCCCGCGGCTCTGGAGGAGGCCCGGGCTGTGGGGCGCCAGGCGGCCGAGCACGCCGTGGCCCGGCTTGGCGCCGAGAGTCTCAACACCGAACGGGTACCGGTGCTCTTCCGTGCTCCCGTGGCCCGCGGGCTGGTGGGCCATCTGGTCTCGGCGGTCCGGGGCAGTGCCCTGTACCGGCAGGCTTCGTTCCTGGTCGACAGCGCCGGCGAGCAGCTCTTCCCCGCCTGGCTGCATATGGTCGAGCGGCCGCACATTTGCCGGGCGCTGGGCAGCACGGCGTTCGATGCGGAAGGGGTGGCCACCACCGAGTCGGCGCTGGTGCAGGACGGGGTGCTGCAGCGCTATGTGCTGGACAGCTACTCCGCCCGCCGTCTGGGCCTGGAGACCACAGCCAACGCCGGCGGCGTCCACAACCTGGAGGTCAGCGGCGGCGATGAGGACTTCGACGCCCTGCTCCGGCGCATGGGCCGCGGGTTGGTGGTCACTGAGCTGATGGGCCAGGGGGTCAACCTGGTCACCGGCGACTACTCCCGTGGTGCCGCCGGTTTCTGGGTGGAGAACGGGGCCATCGACCGCCCGGTCCAGGAGATCACCATCGCCGGCCATCTGCGCGATCTTTTTGCCGGCATCCAGGCGGTGGGCGGCGACGTGGACCGGCGCGGCAACATCCGCTGTGGCTCGATCCTGGTCGAGGAGATGACCGTCGCCGGGCAGTGA
- a CDS encoding HPr kinase/phosphorylase — protein sequence MAVARRPIVNAAGNRPVIPGLLMAVHGRGILLEGPSGVGKSDAALALLDRGHALVADDAVQLRRDGDRLLGAGPQQGRGLLYLRDLGLVDITELYGPAALRSETAVALCIQLQRAPGPTEAEAALHGRRDHRELLGLALPRVTLTDSERRPLAPLIEAAAGRLVAEVATHQRSGRNHGVPA from the coding sequence ATGGCAGTCGCACGCCGACCCATCGTGAACGCGGCCGGGAACCGGCCGGTCATCCCCGGCCTGCTGATGGCGGTCCACGGCCGCGGGATCCTGCTGGAGGGCCCCAGCGGCGTGGGCAAGAGCGACGCCGCCCTGGCGCTGCTCGACCGTGGTCACGCCCTGGTGGCCGACGACGCCGTACAGCTGCGCCGCGACGGTGACCGCCTGCTCGGCGCCGGTCCGCAGCAGGGGCGGGGGCTGCTCTACCTGCGCGACCTCGGCCTGGTGGACATCACCGAACTCTACGGCCCCGCGGCGCTGCGCAGCGAGACCGCCGTGGCTCTGTGCATCCAGCTCCAGCGCGCTCCCGGCCCCACCGAAGCCGAGGCCGCCCTGCACGGCCGGCGCGATCACCGCGAACTGCTCGGCCTGGCCCTACCCCGGGTGACCCTGACCGACAGCGAACGCCGGCCGCTGGCGCCGCTGATCGAGGCCGCCGCCGGCCGCCTCGTCGCGGAGGTCGCAACACACCAGCGCAGCGGCCGGAACCACGGGGTGCCGGCATGA